In Brassica napus cultivar Da-Ae unplaced genomic scaffold, Da-Ae ScsIHWf_528;HRSCAF=793, whole genome shotgun sequence, the following are encoded in one genomic region:
- the LOC125574807 gene encoding kinesin-like protein KIN-12D isoform X2, with amino-acid sequence MLRDAKLSRRDSGKHEEIENVPENLQASFLSQASNDSSFSLPRAPLNTIHDPFKESRSSKMDRTPSKPKPKNPDPALPLRTPDNNKHRFGWGEKRGFMANTTPKTGRVVGRANSETGSAQNTPTKSVSKPPPGSCYRGKIDAAGRAGGYASLYKGLSSSDRQVSGVVNTVEVPHFDLKEDPSFWMDHNVQILIRVRPLNSMEKSINGYSRCLKQESSQCVAWTGQPETRFLFDHVACETIDQENLFRVAGLPMVENCLSGYNSCIFAYGQTGSGKTYTMLGEVGDLEFKPSPNRGMMPRIFEFLFARIQAEEESRRDESLKYNCKCSFLEIYNEQITDLLEPSSTNLQLREDIKSGVYVENLTEFEVESVQDILGLITQGSLNRKVGATNMNRESSRSHSVFTCVIESRWEKDSTTNMRFARLNLVDLAGSERQKTSGAEGDRLKEAANINKSLSTLGHVIMVLVDVANGKPRHIPYRDSRLTFLLQDSLGGNSKTMIIANASPSVSCAAETLNTLKFAQRAKLIQNNAVVNEDFNGDVLELRRQIRLLKEELSLLKRQNISRALSFGTATANITEFQVDSPSNELQKTGHQHASNSLVYESGGCVRMSRKQLKSLEITLAGSLRREHVADASIKNLEAEIEHLNRLVRQREEDTRSTKMMLRFREDKIQRLESLLGNHISADSYLLEEKNVLSEEIQLLQAKIDKNPELTRFALENIRLLDQLRRFQEFYEEGEREILQGEVSNLRNQLVQFLDENADRQKHPDDVTEPQDALRISKENYSLQEELKKTSNELDKCRTNLGSCLEENAKLSREIHDLQAMVSDIRASTPDEHSSNKQKALLETQNVDRPETLAGQQVNHVEEIIKLQLDLDVLKIILDEERTLRVDTEAQAVRLKLNMGELKDQLLMMSKQQENVISELRETKSVVEALESQNNTLIQEAVELRRTKEKYTELLQKQELDIPVTKSKQCNEFKDNPAEDNAINAKFRKMQASLEKAKRLNMLFKNDIASKACGDEETDEVQRQAEAETAEVIVYLQNELEVLQREVDDFQSKESVTEQQVKLLETQMEELQDNLRDMTMDNEQLQENLRSKEMELQIISNEMELLTSELEEILLSGNEGLTDACYQADLISGSFPDKRIWISEQVGELIRTISERESMIEDLESCLEDANKKQCDIESMLKSLRGAALVMSEAHQREYEEKETHTLLLKSQLCEKTEAVSRLLEKLKMAESWIYEASNCATASLVIVNRYSEVIESHTFELKQKDVQLEEFAGTILSLKKQVQDMEATCEEFRRKLLDEEKNASAMERKLEEIEETSISAMKEKLSELKGGVSGLRSCISMCQEHEKYTQAENSLGSPAHCSEGQEVGTNVVVSSCIEKTPNKNHVQSMRVSSQVSSERSKVIILLKQEMESALVSLKETQIEMARLQEEKEELKASEKRSLSNLHDLTAQFSNLETVMISMKEQYENKMEATDHKLKTLEHEFAKMKLEAGQGHVENLCVLQKFEEAQWTIKEADITINELIIANETMKLDLEKQKKRERSLVGERNALVDKLQELESINVKENEKVEYLEKLFESSLMGVGDLVEELETVVRKLQDESSEALTGMANDLSDLKSSVSETKSARLFLEDIWSEIIMKDCAVSVLHLCHMGVLLETVTGVNAENGLLQRGLCESNSSIAGLRDNNVRLRRELEMFTTLKGKLLADIKNGFEKVSRNEEATNLLTTKLSNFEQKISGLQYQEELMLQRSDSMGSQLDILMKEIDLSNGNLAETLLEQKLHLNQKSDFFDTEVQRYLMDLCTKDVESLVLALTVKECSSCLAILDKELLDHQAFVEDLKEKLFVSKVESELKDLCLVDNKLETVAVKQKLTEAQRQIKALSSDLKHSVQKTVEMDEVNKGFGERVFFLESRVSDLQQDLEMKDFELQNLQHSQSIAAGELGIKERDIQVYADAVSALKDENSSLKHTFIHFGEDQSKALNVNSLSIAKCSEGSRTLEKLTRDGLVISDQMFEVICENANKASEFADAVQSLQIDVEDLLSENLNLQDELLRKDDVLKGLSFDLSLLQESASNSRDKEDETKEIMVHLEALEKTLASRTSELEEAVSFAQMLEVQLQGSKEIICNLEKDTEKAMQCREQLAAENKEIRAEAEDLLAEKSSLEEELIQTKKVSESMEMELFNLRNALRQLNDKVESTQSKLDETIDERDNLQDEVLYVTEELGKMKAEAKELEVRIIEAQEIAESRKMYADQREEEVKLLEGSVEQLEYTIDALENKVNVIKDEAERQRLQREELETELHTIRQQMESVRNADEEMKRILDEKHMDLQEAQKHIEALERKTANQMTEITQLSAHISELNMHAEAQAREYMHKVKELEAMAEQVKPEIHVSQAVDSSLSKGSGKPRGSGSPFRCIGLGLAQQMRSEKDEELAAARQRVEELETVVATKQKEIFLLNSKLAKVDSMTHDITRVMLGLKQNCASLLDSQQVSKIAEMLQRYSSDSRETDFEVSQLKRQLSEYNEEKQGWLEEIEGKQTDLVTAQIELEEHRQHEQLLKKENEFLKKENVSHKRKLMELEGEVEKLSSQQKPEWRTRDHARIKEENNVLKLQLDELNLKLRRADVNISRAKEELAWYRASTGKNQHSNFEKMHHLSTKLKESEEERMQLGKQLLCLSTSILKAAGVTGEDITDINPEVAEEALEQIKTKVGLLESELDHFRVKGKTKSRRSRNPERAMPSMPSPRRRSWSQSPRKMSQVPFFTSLDR; translated from the exons ATGTTAAGGGACGCTAAGCTTTCCCGTAGAGACTCCGGCAAGCACGAGGAGATCGAGAACGTCCCCGAGAATCTCCAAGCTTCCTTCTTGTCTCAAGCCAGCAACGACTCCTCCTTCTCTCTACCACGAGCTCCTTTAAACACCATCCACGATCCGTTCAAGGAGTCCCGGAGTAGTAAGATGGATCGGACTCCGTCTAAGCCCAAACCCAAGAACCCAGATCCGGCATTGCCTTTACGGACGCCTGATAACAACAAGCACCGGTTTGGTTGGGGGGAGAAGCGTGGCTTTATGGCTAACACGACTCCTAAGACCGGTAGAGTTGTTGGGAGAGCTAACTCGGAGACCGGTTCGGCTCAGAATACGCCTACGAAGAGCGTGTCTAAGCCTCCTCCGGGGTCTTGTTACAGAGGGAAGATTGATGCGGCGGGGAGAGCTGGTGGGTATGCGTCGTTGTACAAAGGGTTGTCTAGCTCTGATAGGCAAGTTTCTGGTGTTGTTAATACTGTTGAAGTTCCTCACTTTGACCTTAAGGAGGATCCTTCTTTCTGGATGGATCACAATGTGCAG ATTCTTATCCGTGTGCGACCGCTTAATAGCATGGAGAAGAGTATAAATGGGTACAGTAGGTGCTTAAAGCAGGAAAGCTCTCAATGTGTAGCGTGGACTGGACAACCTGAAACACGGTTTTTATTTGATCATGTGGCTTGTGAGACGATTGACCAG GAAAACCTTTTCCGGGTTGCTGGTCTGCCCATGGTGGAAAATTGCTTGTCTGGCTACAACAGCTGTATATTTGCATATGGCCAG ACAGGAAGTGGAAAGACATATACAATGCTCGGGGAAGTCggtgatttagaatttaaacCAAGTCCCAACAGAGGAATGATGCCAcggatttttgaatttttgtttgcaAGAATACAAGCT GAGGAAGAGAGCAGAAGAGACGAGAGTCTTAAATACAATTGCAAATGCTCTTTTCTTGAGATTTACAATGAACAAATCACAGACCTTCTTGAACCATCTTCAACAAATTTGCAG CTTCGAGAGGACATTAAGAGTGGTGTCTATGTGGAAAATCTCACCGAGTTTGAAGTAGAGAGTGTTCAAGACATCTTAGGGCTTATTACACAG GGTTCTTTGAATCGAAAAGTTGGAGCCACAAATATGAACAGAGAGAGCAGCAGATCACATAGTGTATTTACATGCGTGATCGAGAGCAGATGGGAAAAAGACTCAACAACTAATATGCGTTTTGCAAGACTGAACCTGGTTGATCTTGCTGGATCAGAGAG GCAAAAAACTTCTGGCGCTGAGGGTGACCGCCTAAAAGAAGCTGCTAATATCAATAAATCATTGTCCACACTAGG TCATGTCATTATGGTTCTTGTGGATGTTGCAAATGGTAAACCAAGGCATATTCCATATCGTGATTCAAGGCTGACATTTCTTCTTCAG GACTCATTGGGTGGCAATTCAAAAACGATGATCATTGCTAATGCTAGTCCTTCCGTCAG TTGTGCAGCAGAGACGCTAAACACACTTAAATTTGCTCAGAGAGCAAAGCTAATACAGAATAAT GCTGTGGTCAACGAAGATTTCAATGGGGATGTCCTGGAATTACGCCGTCAAATCCGACTTCTAAAG GAAGAGCTTTCCCTCCTCAAGCGCCAGAACATCTCGAGGGCATTGTCATTTGGAACAGCAACAGCCAACATTACAGAATTCCAAGTCGATTCTCCATCGAATGAATTGCAGAAGACAGGACATCAACATGCTAGTAACTCACTTGTGTATGAATCTGGAGGCTGTGTAAGGATGTCTAGAAAGCAG TTGAAATCTTTGGAGATAACACTTGCTGGCTCATTGAGAAGAGAACATGTGGCTGATGCTTCAATTAAGAATCTTGAAGCTGAGATTGAGCACTTAAACCGTTTG GTTCGGCAAAGAGAGGAAGATACTAGGAGCACAAAAATGATGCTCAGGTTTCGAGAAGACAAGATACAGAGGCTGGAATCACTACTTGGCAACCATATATCTGCAGATTCTTATTTGTTGGAAGAGAAGAATGTGCTGTCAGAAGAGATTCAGTTGCTTCAAGCTAAAATTGACAAAAATCCTGAATTGACACGCTTTGCCCTGGAAAACATAAGGCTTCTGGACCAGCTTAGAAG ATTTCAAGAGTTCTATGAGGAAGGTGAGAGAGAAATTTTACAAGGAGAAGTCTCGAATCTGAGAAACCAG CTTGTCcagtttcttgatgaaaacGCTGACCGGCAAAAACATCCTGATGATGTAACAGAGCCACAG GATGCACTACGTATTAGCAAAGAAAATTATTCACTACAAGAGGAG CTAAAAAAGACCTCTAACGAGCTTGACAAATGCCGAACTAACCTTGGTTCTTGCCTGGAAGAGAATGCAAAGCTTAGTAG GGAAATCCATGATCTTCAGGCTATGGTCAGCGATATCAGAGCTTCCACACCTGATGAACATAGCTCGAACAAACAAAAG GCCCTGCTGGAAACTCAAAATGTTGATCGGCCCGAAACACTTGCTGGTCAGCAGGTCAACCATGTCGAAGAAATCATCAAACTGCAGCTTGATTTGGATGTACTGAAAATTATACTCGATGAGGAAAGAACACTACGTGTTGATACAGAGGCGCAAGCAGTTCGCTTGAAACTTAATATGGGAGAGTTGAAGGACCAACTACTTATGATGAGCAAGCAGCAAGAAAATGTAATCAGTGAGCTGCGCGAGACAAAGTCTGTAGTTGAAGCTCTCGAGTCGCAAAACAATACATTGATCCAAGAAGCTGTAGAGTTGAGGAGAACAAAGGAGAAGTATACTGAACTTTTACAAAAGCAAGAGCTTGACATCCCAGTAACGAAGTCCAAACAGTGCAATGAGTTCAAAGATAATCCGGCAGAGGACAATGCAATTAATGCCAAGTTCAGGAAAATGCaagcatctcttgaaaaagCTAAGAGGTTGAACATGTTATTCAAGAATGATATAGCTTCTAAGGCATGTGGAGATGAAGAAACGGACGAAGTTCAAAGACAAGCCGAAGCTGAAACTGCTGAGGTGATTGTCTATCTGCAGAACGAGCTCGAAGTTCTTCAGAGGGAGGTTGATGATTTCCAGTCAAAAGAAAGCGTGACTGAACAGCAAGTAAAGCTTTTGGAAACTCAGATGGAGGAACTGCAGGATAACTTGCGAGATATGACCATGGATAATGAGCAGTTGCAAGAAAATCTCAGAAGCAAAGAAATGGAGCTACAGATAATTTCAAACGAGATGGAACTTCTCACATCTGAGCTTGAAGAAATTCTGCTGAGTGGGAATGAAGGCCTTACAGATGCATGTTACCAGGCTGATTTAATTTCGGGTTCCTTTCCAGATAAAAGGATATGGATATCTGAACAGGTTGGGGAGCTAATAAGAACAATTTCTGAGAGGGAATCAATGATCGAAGATCTTGAAAGCTGTTTAGAGGATGCCAATAAAAAGCAGTGTGATATAGAGTCCATGTTGAAGTCTCTTAGAGGGGCAGCATTAGTGATGAGTGAAGCGCATCAGAGAGAGTACGAGGAAAAGGAGACACATACTCTCCTCTTGAAGTCGCAGTTGTGCGAGAAAACAGAGGCCGTATCAAGGCTTCTAGAGAAGCTGAAGATGGCTGAAAGTTGGATTTATGAAGCATCAAATTGTGCAACAGCTTCTCTAGTAATCGTCAACCGATATTCTGAGGTAATCGAGTCCCATACTTTTGAGTTGAAGCAAAAGGATGTCCAGCTTGAGGAATTTGCTGGAACCATTCTTTCTCTGAAGAAACAAGTACAAGATATGGAAGCAACCTGTGAAGAATTCAGAAGAAAGCTTCTGGACGAAGAAAAGAATGCTTCTGCTATGGAACGAAAGCTTGAGGAAATTGAGGAGACTAGCATTTCAGCCATGAAAGAGAAGCTTTCTGAGCTCAAGGGTGGCGTGTCTGGGCTAAGATCATGCATAAGCATGTGTCAAGAACACGAGAAATACACTCAGGCAGAGAATTCACTCGGGTCTCCAGCCCACTGTAGTGAAGGACAG GAAGTTGGGACGAATGTAGTTGTCTCGTCTTGCATTGAGAAGACTCCAAACAAGAATCATGTGCAGTCCATGAGAGTTAGCAGTCAGGTGTCTAGTGAGAGAAGTAAAGTGATTATACTGCTAAAGCAAGAAATGGAATCTGCTCTTGTAAGCTTGAAAGAGACTCAAATTGAGATGGCCAGGCTCCAGGAGGAGAAGGAAGAGCTAAAGGCGTCTGAGAAAAGAAGCTTAAGCAACTTGCACGATCTTACTGCACAGTTTTCCAACCTTGAGACTGTGATGATTAGCATGAAAGAACAGTATGAGAACAAAATGGAAGCCACAGATCATAAACTTAAG ACTTTGGAGCATGAATTTGCTAAGATGAAGCTAGAGGCTGGCCAGGGACATGTAGAAAACTTATGTGTTCTTCAGAAATTCGAGGAGGCTCAATGGACTATTAAAGAAGCAGATATCACGATCAATGAGCTCATAATAGCGAATGAAACGATGAAACTTGACCTGGAGAAACAGAAGAAAAGGGAAAGAAGCTTGGTTGGAGAGAGAAACGCCTTAGTTGACAAACTGCAGGAGCTGGAATCCATAAATGTCAAAGAAAATGAAAAGGTTGAGTACCTTGAGAAGCTATTCGAGTCAAGTCTGATGGGTGTAGGAGATCTTGTCGAAGAGCTGGAAACTGTTGTCAGAAAACTACAAGACGAATCATCTGAGGCCTTGACTGGCATGGCCAATGATTTATCTGATTTGAAGTCTTCGGTTTCAGAAACAAAGTCAGCTAGGTTGTTCCTCGAGGATATCTGGTCAGAAATAATCATGAAGGATTGTGCTGTCTCAGTTCTACATCTATGCCATATGGGGGTTTTGTTAGAAACAGTTACAGGGGTCAACGCCGAAAATGGTCTGCTTCAACGTGGGCTGTGTGAATCGAACTCTTCCATAGCCGGATTAAGAGATAACAATGTCAGGTTAAGAAGGGAGCTTGAGATGTTTACAACGCTCAAGGGTAAACTGCTAGCTGATATAAAGAATGGTTTTGAGAAAGTTTCAAGAAATGAAGAAGCAACTAATCTGCTCACTACAAAACTAAGCAATTTTGAGCAGAAAATTTCAGGTTTACAGTACCAGGAGGAGCTGATGTTGCAAAGATCTGACAGCATGGGGTCTCAGCTTGATATTTTGATGAAAGAAATAGATTTGAGCAATGGGAACCTTGCAGAAACTCTGTTGGAGCAAAAGCTGCATCTGAATCAGAAAAGTGATTTCTTTGACACTGAAGTTCAGCGTTATTTGATGGATCTCTGCACAAAGGATGTTGAGTCACTTGTTCTGGCGCTAACAGTAAAAGAATGTTCTTCTTGTCTCGCAATTCTGGATAAAGAGCTTCTTGATCATCAGGCCTTCGTTGAGGATCTCAAAGAGAAATTGTTTGTTTCCAAGGTGGAGAGTGAGCTCAAAGACCTCTGTCTGGTTGATAACAAATTGGAGACCGTTGCAGTGAAACAAAAGCTGACCGAAGCACAAAGACAGATCAAGGCTCTCTCGTCAGATCTTAAACACAGTGTGCAAAAAACCGTCGAAATGGATGAAGTAAACAAGGGTTTTGGAGAAAGGGTCTTCTTCTTGGAATCTCGCGTTTCTGACCTACAGCAAGATTTAGAGATGAAAGATTTTGAACTTCAGAATCTCCAACATTCACAGTCGATTGCTGCAGGAGAACTGGGTATCAAAGAAAGGGATATACAAGTTTATGCTGATGCTGTCAGTGCGTTGAAGGATGAAAACAGCTCTCTTAAGCACACGTTTATACATTTTGGTGAAGATCAGTCTAAAGCATTAAATGTCAACAGCTTAAGCATTGCCAAATGTTCTGAAGGTAGCAGAACACTGGAGAAACTAACCAGGGATGGTCTGGTAATCTCTGATCAGATGTTCGAAGTGATATGTGAAAACGCCAATAAAGCTTCGGAATTCGCAGATGCTGTTCAATCTTTGCAGATTGATGTAGAAGACTTGCTGTCTGAAAATCTGAATCTCCAGGATGAGCTTTTGCGAAAGGATGATGTTCTGAAGGGGTTGTCTTTTGACCTCAGCCTACTACAAGAATCTGCTTCCAATTCCAGGGACAAGGAAGATGAAACAAAGGAAATCATGGTACATCTTGAAGCTTTGGAAAAGACACTAGCTTCTAGAACCTCTGAACTAGAAGAGGCTGTTTCTTTCGCCCAAATGCTTGAAGTTCAGCTGCAAGGGAGCAAAGAAATTATCTGCAACCTTGAAAAGGATACTGAAAAGGCAATGCAGTGCCGAGAGCAGCTGGCAgcagaaaataaagaaattagaGCAGAAGCTGAAGATCTCTTGGCAGAGAAAAGCTCTCTAGAGGAGGAGCTGATCCAGACAAAAAAGGTATCTGAGAGCATGGAGATGGAGCTCTTTAATCTAAGAAATGCTCTCAGACAACTGAATGATAAAGTTGAGTCTACCCAGAGCAAATTAGATGAGACCATCGATGAGAGGGATAATCTACAAGATGAGGTTTTGTATGtgacagaagaacttggaaaaATGAAAGCTGAGGCTAAAGAATTGGAAGTTAGAATCATAGAAGCTCAAGAG ATTGCTGAGTCAAGAAAGATGTATGCCGatcagagagaagaagaagtgaagcTACTAGAGGGATCAGTTGAGCAGCTTGAGTATACTATCGATGCACTTGAAAATAAG GTTAACGTTATCAAAGATGAAGCTGAAAGACAGCGTCTGCAAAGGGAAGAGCTGGAGACAGAGCTTCACACCATACGCCAGCAGATGGAAAGTGTTAGAAATGCTGATGAGGAAATGAAGAG AATTTTAGATGAAAAGCATATGGATCTTCAAGAAGCTCAGAAGCATATAGAAGCGCTTGAGAGAAAGACGGCTAATCAAATGACTGAG ATTACTCAACTCAGCGCGCATATCTCAGAATTAAATATGCATGCAGAGGCTCAGGCTAGAGAATACATGCATAAG GTTAAGGAACTGGAGGCAATGGCTGAGCAAGTAAAACCAGAAATTCATGTTTCTCAAGCTGTGGACTCTTCATTGAGTAAAGGTTCAGGGAAGCCTCGGGGTTCTGGCTCTCCTTTTAGGTGCATAGGGTTGGGACTTGCCCAACAAATGAGGTCTGAGAAGGATGAGGAGCTTGCTGCTGCAAGGCAACGAGTTGAAGAGCTTGAAACTGTAGTTGCAACCAAGCAGAAAGAG ATTTTTTTATTGAACTCAAAACTCGCCAAGGTGGATAGCATGACCCATGATATTACTCGAGTTATGCTCGGACTCAAACAGAATTGTGCA TCATTATTGGATAGTCAGCAAGTATCAAAGATAGCAGAGATGCTTCAACGTTATAGTTCAGATTCACGGGAAACG GATTTTGAAGTCTCTCAGCTCAAGCGGCAACTCAGTGAATATAATGAGGAAAAGCAAGG ATGGCTAGAGGAGATTGAAGGAAAACAGACAGATTTAGTTACGGCACAGATAGAACTGGAGGAACATAGACAGCATGAGCAACTGCTCAAGAAAGAAAACGAATTCCTGAAg AAGGAGAATGTTAGTCATAAAAGAAAACTAATGGAACTTGAAGGAGAAGTGGAGAAGCTTTCATCCCAGCAAAAGCCCGAGTGGAGAACTCGTGATCATGCTAGAATCAAG GAAGAAAACAATGTGTTGAAACTTCAGCTTGATGAGCTCAATCTGAAGTTACGAAGAGCGGATGTGAATATTTCTCGTGCTAAAGAAGAGCTTGCTTGGTACCGAGCATCTACAGGAAAGAACCAACATTCAAACTTTGAAAAGATGCATCATTTAAGTACCAAACTGAAGGAAAGCGAAGAGGAAAGAATGCAGCTGGGAAAGCAGCTATTATGTCTCTCCACCAGTATCTTAAAG GCAGCAGGTGTAACAGGAGAAGATATCACAGACATAAACCCTGAAGTTGCTGAAGAGGCACTTGAACAGATCAAGACGAAAGTTGGTTTACTTGAAAGTGAATTGGATCACTTTAGAGTAAAG GGAAAAACAAAGAGCAGAAGAAGTAGAAATCCTGAGAGGGCGATGCCTTCAATGCCTTCGCCTAGAAGAAGATCATGGAGTCAGAGTCCAAGAAAGATGTCTCAGGTCCCTTTTTTCACTTCTTTAGACAGGTGA